A segment of the Flavobacteriales bacterium genome:
CGCTCCCGCCGCTTCTGCCAGCCGTAGGCTCAATCGCGCATGGTACTGCGCGCTGTCGCGATGGCCAAGGGTGTTCAGGTAGCTGGCAAGGTTACCGTGGATGTGGTGCAACTCGGACACCGGATAGCGCGCGGCCGGCGCTTGCGGGAACCACCGGAGCGCCAGGCGCAGGTATGGCAGGGCTTCCTGGCTGTCCTGGATGTTCTCGTGCAGCAGGCCTTTCAGGTTGTAGGCATTCGAGATCAATGTGCTGTCCTGGAGCTGGTGCGCGAGGCGCTCGGCCTCGTTCAGGTCGCGCATGGCCTCGTTGAAGAGGCCCTCGTAGTACAGCACTTCGGCGCGGTAGGCCAGCAGGTAATGCGCTGCTTCGGGATGCTCGGCCGGTTTCACTTGGGCCAGGGCGCCATTGATCAGCATGATGGCGCTGTCGCCATGGAAGGCATCCATCTGATGGAGGATGCGCTGCATCTGCCGGTCGATCACCGTATCGGCGAAAGGGGGCAGTGCCCGCATGCTCCGAGTGGGGGCCTGCTCAGCAGAAGCCGCAGGGATCAGATGGAGCAGCGCGGGCAGGATCGCGCAGCGAAGCGGATTCATCGCCCGAAATACCGGTTCACGGCCTCGGTGCGGTTCTGCACGTGAAGCTTTCCATAGATGCGGTGGATGTGCTGCTTCACCGTGCCGGTGGTGATGCCCATGCGCTCGCCGATCTCCTTGTAGAGCAGGCCCTCAGCAAGCAATTCCAGCACCTTGCGTTCGCGGTCGCTCAGGGCGTCGTCGGTTGCGCCGCCCGCAACGGCCGGCCTGAATTGCTGCACCACGCGCCGGGCGACATGCGCGCTCATGGGTGCGCCGCCGGCCTGCAGCTCGCGCACGGCAGCGATGATCTCATCCGGCGTGCTGCTCTTGAGTATGTAGCCGTTGGCACCCGCTTTCAGTGCCTCGAAGACGCGCTGGTCATCGTCGTGAACCGTGTACATGAGGAACTGCGTCCGCGAGCAGCGCTGGCTGAGCTGCTTCACGCAATCGATGCCGCTCTGGCCGGGCAGGTTGATGTCCATGAGCACCACATCGGGGCATTGGTCCTTCATGCGCAGCAGGGCATCCTCGGCGGTGCTGTGGAAGGTGAAGGGCTCCATGCCCTCCTCGAAAAGGAAAAGGGAGCGCAGCGTCTCTCGGATGGTGCTGTCATCTTCAACGATGCTCACCCGGATGGATGCGGTCTCGGTCATGCTGCAAATCTCTCGGCCTCAGGGGCGGCCGACAATAGAACGAAGGTTAGGGGTGGGGGCGAGCGGTGCATGCAGCCTTATGGTGGTGCCTTGCCCGGATCGCATGTCGATTTCGCCGCCGAGGTCGGTCATTCGTTTGCGCATGTTGCGCATGCCGTTTCCAGTGCCCTGATCGGCGGCGTTGGGCAGGCCGATGCCATCGTCAGTGATCGTGATGAGGAGGCCGGCATCCCATTCGGCGGATATGCTTACGCTGCTCGCATGGGCGTGCTTCACCACGTTGTGCAGCGCTTCCTTCAGCACAAGGAAGAGGTTGCGCCGCTGCTGTGAGGTGAGCGCGGCATCCGGAATCCGGCCATTGGCCTCGTATCGGAAAAGGAGCCCGTTCTGGTCGCAGTACCCGCGCGCGTAATTGGTGGCATAAACGAGCAGGTCCTGCACGCTGCCCTGGTCCTGGTCCATGGCCCAGATCATCTGGCGCATGCTGCTGATGATCTCGCCGGCGGCGCTGGCCAGCGATGCCAGCTGCTCGCGCTTGGCGGGATCCTTCTCGGTGCGTAAGGCCATCTCGCTGCGGAGCTTCAAGCCGCTCAGGCCGGCGCCCAGATCGTCGTGCATGTCGCTGGCGATGCGCTCGCGTTCGCGCAGCACAGCCTGTTCGCGTTCGAAGCGCTCGCGCTCCTTTCGGAGCCGTTGCTGCATGTAAGCGTGGAACCCGACCGCTGATGCCACGGCGAGCGCGATGAGGGCACATAGCCTGAACCACCACGTGGACCACCACGGCGGATTCACCTCGAAGCGAAGGAGGGTCACTGGAGCGGACCACGCGCCAACATCAGCGAGGACCCGTACCGTGAAGCTGAATTCACCGCTGGGCAGATCCCCGAAAGTGGCGCTGCGGCAGCCGAGGCAATCGGTCCAGACGGAATCGCGGCCGGTGAGCCGCCATGCCACCCGCGCTCCTTGCGCACGGATCGGGTCATTCAGGGCGAATTCGACCGTGAGCCGATCGCGGCCCTCGATGAGTCGCAGCCCCATGGCGCTTGCTACGGACTGCCCGTTCACATGCGCTGCGGTGAGACGGGGCTCGGTCAGCGGCTTGGCCGGTGCCGGGTCGAGCACCTTCACCCGCACCACTTCGGGACCATTGAGCACCAGCAGTGAGCGTGCGTCTCGCGAGAGCAGCATGCCATTGATCTCATCGCTCCATTGCACCCCGAAGTCGAGCCGCTGGAAAACGCGCTGCTCCGGGTTCCATTTGGCGATTCCCCCGGTGCCTCCGATCCAGAGGCCCAACCGTTCATCGGCCACGATGGCCCGCACGAGATCACCGGGGACGCCCCGTTCCCGATCGAACACCTCGGTGCGCCGTGTGGCTGGATCATATCGGGCGAGGCCTCCTTTATGCGTGCCCACCCAAATGGCCCCATCTAGATCCTGGGCAAGCGCACGCACCACGCCGAAGGCTTCGCCCAGCGCATCGCCGGGATCCAATGCGATCCGTTCGAAGTCGTTCGTGGCGCGGCGGTAGCGGCAGAGACCTCCTCCATCATTGCAGCCGATCCAGATCTGCCCTTCGCGATCGACGAGCGTGCAGAGCAATCGGTCGATGGGCAGGCTCGAAGGCTCCGAAGGGTCATGCACATACTGCTCGCAAACGCCCAGCGAAGGGTTGAACCGGAACAGACCCTTGCGCCAAGAGGCTGCCCACCACCAGCCATCGCGGTCCTGAACCAGGTCCATGAAGTGCGCGCGGGTGAGCAACGGATTCAGCGCTTCGAGGTCATCGCGATGGATCCACCGGCCCAGTGAGGCATCCGTGGCGTGTATGCCATGGTAGGTGGAGAAGAGGTAGCCGCCATTTTCAGTTGGCTTGATCGCTGTTACCGTGTTCTCCCCATGCATATGCTGCGCTCCACGCCGAGGCCGGAGCTGGATGAGTTGGCGCCATTCGTTGCCGGCACCGTGCATGAACGTACCAGCTCTGTATGTGCCTACCAGGAGGCCACCATCGGGTGATTCCAGCGCGCAGAGGGTGGCGTGGTCCTGATCCCATGCATCGTTCATGAATCGTTCGATCCGGGGGTCGGCAGGCACCAAGGCCAGCGCCCCATGCGAACCGACCAACCAGAACCGGCCCTCGTCATCCACGGCAGCTGATCGAATGGCGAGTGAGCCCGGTGTCCCCAAAGCCGTGCTCCGATCACTGAACACGGTAACCGTTCGTGTGTGGTCCGCGCTGCCCACGCGGAGTATGCCGCCCCAGTTCCAAACCCACCACTCCCCGAGCGGACCTTTCCGGAAACCCCGTAAGGCCTCACCTTCGCGCAGCAGTTCTCCGGCGTCGAAGCGTCGGGTGCCGCCGTACGCGTCGCGTTCCATGAACGACCGCGACCGGTTGTCGAACCAGGCCAAGGTGCTGTCGCTGGTCCAGGTGAGGCAGATGATCTGCTGGGGCGCACCATCGAACAGGTCTTTGAGGAGCAACACGGGCTCCGCCGCCCCGCTTGAGCTGATCCGGAAGATGCCTTCGCGCGCGGCAACGAGCACGGCATCGGGTTGCCGGTCCGGAAGGAGACGCTTGTGCGATTCCGATCGGCGCGCATAGAGCGGGTGATCGGCGATCGGTTCCAACGCGCCGTTGGCGAGGGTCCGGAATACGCCTTCCTCGGTCAGGGCGATGGCACTGCCGTCAGGCATTGGCGCCACTTGCCAGAACCGGTTCGCCAGCACAGGATTCAGTGAGTCGCTTTCGATGAGGAAGCGCCTGAAGCGGCCCGTGGTTGGATCGAGCCGGGCCATGCCGGATTGCGTGCCCACCCAGATGCCGCCGTCGGGCGCCTCTCGCACATCGGTCACGGAGTTGTTGGGCAGGCTCGTGCTGTCAGCGCGCGCATGCTGGTACAGGGTATGCCGATCGCCTTCACAGCGCAGCAGGCCATCCTCAAGGGCCAGCCAGAGCGTGCGGTTCCGATCAAAGGCCATTGCGTTCACATTCAGTGGCATGCCACGCTCGGTGGTGCGCATCTGCATGTAGCCGCTATAGTGGGCGATCAGCGAGGCATCGCTTTGTGCGGGAATCGGGAATGGACCGGCGAACTGTGCCGATCCCGGCGTGCGGAAAAGGATCAGGCCGATGAATGGGAGCAGGAGTCGCACGCGGCAAGTTAGCCGTGGGGCTTCAGCGCTTTTCGATCTCCAGTACGATGGCCAGCGCGTTCGCACTGGCATCCGCCCTGGCACCTATCGTTTCACCATCGGTATAAGCCGGCCGGTCCGCGCCGAGCAGTTCATTGCCGAGCACGTCAACAAGCCGTGCGTCAAGGCCGCGGGCCCCGCTCTCATTCATGTGCTTGTTGATCGCCGGGTAATCGAACGGCTGGTTGCTCACCAGGATCGCCATGACGTCCATGCTGCCCACCTGATCGGCGGTGAGGCTATGGTCCTTGGGGAACTGGCGCATGCCGGTGGTGCCGCAATAAGGGCTGTGCTTGGGCGTATAGGGGAAGAGCGTGTAGGTGCTGCCGTCGGTCTCTTCGCCGAAGAGGTAGGTGTAGCACTCCTGGTTGTTGGTCACTTCTATCTTGAATCGGGTGCCCTTCGGGATCGGTGAGCCGGTGCGGAAAACGCGCCCGCCACGATGCTCCAGCGCGATGTAAGCACCGGTGGCAATGCCTTCATCATTCACCACGGCCAGACCGAAGCGGATGTCGAATCGGTCAGGCTTCGCCTCCGCGCTCTCGCCCATGGGATAGACCGCATAGGCCTCTTTGGTGAAGAAGTCGAAGGCATCGTAGGGCACCCACGCGATGCCGTTCTTGCCCCATTCCGGTCCCCAGCTGTTCATGATCTGGAAGGCGCCCGGCGCGTTGGGGCCTTGCTTGAAATCGTCGTAGCCGATCACGCACATGGCATGGCCGCCGAAGCCCTGCATGCGCGTGTCCTGCTGCGTGGGCTGCCACAGGTCGCGGCCCTGCATGCCTTGCATGAAACTGCCGCCCACCATCATGCCGATCACGATGGGAGAGCCCTGGGCGAGGTATTGCTTCATGGCCAGCAAGTCCACGCCGCTCTGCGGATCCGCGCTGCGGCTGAGGCGCTGCGAGCCCTTGATCCGGAAGCGAGCGGCTTGCTGCTCAAGCCCTTGGTCCGGCGGCTCGTTGCAACTTTGATCCGTGTATGCGAAGGCGCTGAAAGGCACGGCACCGCGCTTCAGCAGATCGTCCATGGCGCGATTGAGATAGCTGCCCTGGCAATCGCTGTTCTCGATCTTGATGCGGTTGTACATGAAGCTCGGGCTGAAGGCCGAGGCCTTGCTCGGCGCCGCACCCGTAGCCTGG
Coding sequences within it:
- a CDS encoding response regulator transcription factor → MTETASIRVSIVEDDSTIRETLRSLFLFEEGMEPFTFHSTAEDALLRMKDQCPDVVLMDINLPGQSGIDCVKQLSQRCSRTQFLMYTVHDDDQRVFEALKAGANGYILKSSTPDEIIAAVRELQAGGAPMSAHVARRVVQQFRPAVAGGATDDALSDRERKVLELLAEGLLYKEIGERMGITTGTVKQHIHRIYGKLHVQNRTEAVNRYFGR
- a CDS encoding peptidase C1; translation: MPIRMTPDRPSGGNSRSNIPSGGPRRGGGGGSGGIGGGLIGALLPLLFRNPKLLLIGAVIMGILWLMGGLDGCGGMMQQQGGGDLLSQLTRGATLDPAEYDKAEVHEPLADNVKNPLPERVSLEGFAPPRLNQGQQGSCVAWASAYAARSIIHNQATGAAPSKASAFSPSFMYNRIKIENSDCQGSYLNRAMDDLLKRGAVPFSAFAYTDQSCNEPPDQGLEQQAARFRIKGSQRLSRSADPQSGVDLLAMKQYLAQGSPIVIGMMVGGSFMQGMQGRDLWQPTQQDTRMQGFGGHAMCVIGYDDFKQGPNAPGAFQIMNSWGPEWGKNGIAWVPYDAFDFFTKEAYAVYPMGESAEAKPDRFDIRFGLAVVNDEGIATGAYIALEHRGGRVFRTGSPIPKGTRFKIEVTNNQECYTYLFGEETDGSTYTLFPYTPKHSPYCGTTGMRQFPKDHSLTADQVGSMDVMAILVSNQPFDYPAINKHMNESGARGLDARLVDVLGNELLGADRPAYTDGETIGARADASANALAIVLEIEKR